In the genome of Cryptomeria japonica chromosome 8, Sugi_1.0, whole genome shotgun sequence, one region contains:
- the LOC131028553 gene encoding uncharacterized protein LOC131028553: protein MEKMVLVGTSQIDLFRELQMFLDAQGETFSCPVTKDGRTTMMPDHWWNFFGLETPNVQKLAIRILSQPCSASGCECNWSMFEHIHSKRRNRLSVEKMNDLVFVHYNLRLRMRKNATVDMSPIVLDEVDLEAEWANESQTTPGIPTTVFSDDDIDWID, encoded by the exons atggagaagatggtaCTTGttggtacttctcagatagacctttttcgagagctacagatgttcttagatgcacaaggggagaccttctcttgTCCTGTCAccaaagacggtaggacaactatgatgccag atcattggtggaacttttttggcctagagacaccaaatgttcagaagttggccattcgcatcttgagccaaccatgcagcgcatcaggttgtgagtgcaattggagtatgtttgagcacatacactccaagaggcgcaatagattatctgtggagaagatgaatgatctcgtctttgttcactacaacctccgcctgagaatgagaaagaatgcaacagttgacatgtctcctatcgttctagatgaggttgatcttgaagcagagtgggccaatgagagtCAGACAACTCCTGGGATTCCTACAactgtatttagtgatgatgacattgattggatcgactag